Proteins encoded together in one Rhipicephalus sanguineus isolate Rsan-2018 chromosome 9, BIME_Rsan_1.4, whole genome shotgun sequence window:
- the LOC119405908 gene encoding uncharacterized protein K02A2.6-like: MEVDSGSVCSIVNLRTLSKLGISKKALRPSSKGVRTVGVSILGRDWFRPLGITLEGLQLSGAPASKSSSREVQPAARNPSKVATSVKNLLQDYPDVFKPGLGKSRGLPVRILVDEQATPKFHKPRQVPFALLPKVEEAIEQLVEQGIYVPIKHSRWATPIVPILKKNGKMRICGDYKRTLNPVVKWETYPLPTPEQLLARLGGCAVFSRLDLDQAYQQLCVDEDTAMLQTVTTHKGLFKVTRLQFGVAVAVAIFQRYMEGLLNGLEGVQCFLDDILIGGRTVAEHDERLRKVLQRIQDDGLRLNAEKCAFRDKEVTYLGYRVNKGGVSPLREKVEAIKQAPEPKNRKELQSFLGALNFYGRFLKGASHVLEPLHRLLDKDKAWSWTETEAKAYQDAKSLLESSAVLAHYDVTRPISLACDASPCGLGAVLSQVPEEFRPLVARKNDLSTYRNRVLWGLVL, translated from the exons ATGGAAGTGGACTCTGGATCCGTTTGTTCTATTGTCAACTTGAGGACATTGAGCAAGCTGGGAATCTCGAAGAAGGCGCTCCGACCAAGTTCCAAGGGAGTGCGGAC GGTCGGAGTCAGCATCCTGGGGAGAGACTGGTTCCGACCGCTAGGCATAACACTGGAGGGACTGCAGCTCAGCGGAGCTCCAGCTTCCAAAAGTTCCAGTCGAGAAGTCCAACCAGCTGCACGCAACCCGAGCAAGGTGGCGACAAGCGTAAAAAATCTGCTGCAGGACTATCCAGATGTGTTCAAACCTGGGCTGGGCAAAAGCAGGGGTCTTCCTGTGCGGATCTTAGTGGATGAGCAAGCCACGCCCAAGTTTCACAAGCCACGGCAAGTACCCTTCGCGCTACTGCCCAAGGTGGAGGAAGCCATCGAACAGTTGGTGGAGCAAGGCATTTACGTTCCCATTAAGCATTCCCGCTGGGCGACGCCAATTGTGCCGATTCTGAAGAAGAACGGAAAGATGAGAATTTGCGGGGACTACAAGAGAACACTCAACCCAGTCGTCAAGTGGGAGACATATCCGCTTCCAACTCCAGAACAACTGCTCGCAAGACTGGGAGGATGTGCAGTGTTTTCTCGGCTGGACTTGGATCAAGCTTATCAGCAACTCTGTGTCGATGAGGACACCGCCATGCTGCAGACCGTGACAACGCACAAGGGCCTGTTCAAGGTGACGCGATTGCAGTTTGGTGTGGCAGTCGCCGTAGCCATCTTTCAACGTTATATGGAAGGACTGTTGAACGGACTGGAAGGGGTTCAGTGCTTTCTGGATGACATCCTAATTGGTGGAAGAACAGTTGCTGAGCATGATGAACGGCTGCGCAAAGTGCTGCAGCGTATCCAAGACGACGGGCTTCGCCTGAACGCCGAGAAGTGTGCATTcagggacaaggaagtgacgtacCTGGGGTACCGTGTCAACAAGGGCGGAGTAAGTCCTTTGCGTGAAAAAGTGGAAGCCATCAAGCAAGCTCCGGAACCGAAGAACAGGAAGGAGCTGCAGTCGTTCTTGGGAGCCTTAAATTTTTATGGCCGTTTCTTGAAAGGAGCGTCACATGTGTTGGAACCACTTCACCGCCTCCTGGACAAGGACAAAGCATGGAGTTGGACCGAGACGGAAGCGAAGGCATACCAAGATGCCAAGAGCCTGCTGGAATCATCAGCCGTCTTAGCACACTATGATGTGACACGTCCCATAAGTCTGGCCTGCGACGCGTCTCCGTGCGGGCTGGGTGCGGTACTGAGCCAA GTGCCCGAGGAATTCCGTCCTTTGGTGGCCAGGAAGAACGACCTGTCCACCTACCGAAATCGTGTGCTGTGGGGTCTCGTGTTGTGA